Proteins co-encoded in one Jeotgalibacillus malaysiensis genomic window:
- a CDS encoding 2-amino-3-ketobutyrate CoA ligase — MSKVLHQFLQDNLNDLKEKGLYNEIDPVEGPNGAKIKIRGQELINLSSNNYLGLATNEHLKEVAKKAIDHYGVGAGAVRTINGTLDVHVKLEEKLAEFKGTEAAIAYQSGFNCNMAAISAVMDKNDAILSDELNHASIIDGCRLSKAKIIRVKHSDMEDLRVKAKEATESGQYNKVMVITDGVFSMDGDVAKLPEIVEIAKEYDLITYVDDAHGSGVMGKGKGTVKHFGLEKEVDFQIGTLSKAIGVVGGYVAGSQDLIDLLKVRSRPFLFSTALTPGDTVAITEAIQMLLDSTELHDKLWDNGDYLKAGLKKIGFDIGESETPITPVIIGEEKLTQKFSKRLFEEGVYAKSIVFPTVPRGTGRVRNMPTAAHTKEMLDEAIAVYEKVGKELEIIK; from the coding sequence ATGTCTAAAGTACTTCATCAGTTTTTACAGGATAACCTGAATGATTTAAAGGAAAAGGGTCTATATAATGAAATTGATCCGGTGGAGGGTCCGAACGGTGCGAAAATTAAGATCCGTGGACAGGAACTGATCAATTTATCTTCAAATAACTATCTTGGGCTTGCTACTAACGAGCATTTAAAAGAAGTGGCTAAAAAAGCGATTGATCATTACGGTGTAGGTGCAGGAGCGGTCCGCACGATCAACGGTACGCTTGATGTGCACGTGAAGCTTGAGGAAAAGCTTGCTGAGTTCAAGGGAACGGAAGCTGCCATTGCATACCAGTCCGGCTTTAACTGTAATATGGCTGCGATCTCAGCTGTTATGGATAAAAATGATGCCATTCTTTCAGATGAACTGAACCATGCTTCTATTATTGACGGCTGCCGTCTTTCTAAAGCAAAAATCATTCGTGTAAAACACTCGGATATGGAAGATCTTCGTGTAAAAGCAAAGGAAGCAACTGAGTCCGGTCAGTATAACAAAGTAATGGTCATTACAGATGGCGTATTTTCTATGGATGGAGACGTTGCGAAGCTTCCTGAAATTGTTGAAATCGCGAAAGAATATGACCTGATTACGTATGTGGATGATGCGCATGGATCTGGTGTGATGGGTAAAGGAAAAGGTACTGTAAAGCATTTTGGTCTTGAAAAAGAAGTTGACTTCCAAATCGGCACGCTTTCAAAAGCAATTGGAGTTGTAGGTGGATATGTAGCCGGCTCACAGGATTTGATTGACCTGCTAAAAGTACGCTCACGTCCATTCCTATTCTCAACAGCGTTAACACCGGGAGACACAGTTGCGATTACAGAAGCGATTCAGATGCTGCTTGACAGCACTGAACTGCATGACAAACTTTGGGACAACGGTGATTACCTGAAAGCGGGACTTAAGAAAATCGGCTTTGATATCGGAGAAAGTGAAACGCCAATTACACCAGTAATCATTGGTGAAGAAAAACTCACGCAGAAATTCAGCAAACGTTTGTTTGAAGAAGGCGTATACGCGAAATCAATCGTATTTCCGACTGTTCCACGCGGTACAGGACGTGTAAGAAATATGCCAACAGCAGCTCATACGAAGGAAATGCTTGATGAAGCAATTGCTGTGTATGAGAAAGTTGGTAAGGAACTAGAGATTATTAAGTAA
- a CDS encoding PTS trehalose transporter subunit IIBC: protein MKKIFGSFDFWQKFGKALLVVVAVMPAAGIMISLGKLLAMMTGDIVLMQTIARVMEDIGWAIITNLHILFAVAIGGSWAKDRAGGAFAALIAFLLINRITGAIFGVNADMLADPSATVTSLLGAELVVADYFISVLGAPALNMGVFVGIISGFLGAALYNKYYNFSKLPQALAFFNGKRFVPFVVIAGSVVVALIMSLVWPFIQGLLNDFGQWIANSRNSAPIVAPFIFGTLERLLLPFGLHHMLTVPINYTELGGTYVIQTGASAGSMVSGQDPLWLAWVTDLYNMLQQGNTAGYNQLTEEVVPARFKVGQFIASSAALIGLALAMYLNVDKEKRTKYKSMFLSAGLAVFLTGVTEPIEFMFMFAAPLLYIVYAVLTGVSFALVDLIDLRIHAFGFIEFLTRTPLIVNAGLTRDLINLILVSVVMFAVNFGAAYFLIKRFNFPTPGRAGNYIEDTTEEKISSKTTDGNKDSQAVAIIGLLGGEENIEDVDACMTRLRVTVKDVGLVADERIWKQNGALGLVLRDRGVQAIYGPKADVLKSDIQDELGA, encoded by the coding sequence ATGAAAAAGATTTTCGGTTCCTTTGATTTCTGGCAAAAGTTCGGTAAAGCGCTGCTTGTTGTGGTTGCTGTTATGCCGGCTGCCGGGATCATGATTTCACTTGGTAAGCTGCTTGCGATGATGACTGGTGACATCGTGTTAATGCAAACGATTGCACGTGTCATGGAAGACATCGGTTGGGCAATCATTACGAATCTGCATATTCTTTTTGCAGTCGCAATTGGTGGCTCGTGGGCAAAGGATCGCGCTGGCGGTGCTTTTGCTGCATTGATTGCTTTTCTATTAATTAATCGGATTACAGGCGCGATCTTCGGCGTAAATGCTGATATGCTCGCTGACCCTTCTGCAACGGTTACTTCTCTTTTAGGAGCAGAGCTTGTTGTTGCTGATTACTTTATTTCAGTTCTTGGTGCACCTGCACTGAATATGGGTGTGTTCGTCGGAATTATTTCCGGTTTCCTTGGAGCTGCACTGTATAACAAATATTATAATTTCAGTAAGCTTCCACAGGCACTTGCTTTCTTCAACGGTAAACGTTTTGTACCTTTCGTTGTGATCGCAGGTTCTGTCGTAGTGGCATTGATTATGTCTCTTGTATGGCCATTTATTCAGGGACTGCTGAATGATTTCGGCCAGTGGATTGCGAATTCAAGAAACTCTGCACCGATTGTGGCACCATTTATTTTTGGTACGCTTGAGCGTCTTTTACTGCCATTTGGCCTTCATCATATGCTGACTGTTCCGATTAACTATACGGAGCTTGGCGGTACTTATGTGATTCAGACTGGTGCAAGTGCAGGCAGCATGGTATCAGGACAGGATCCACTGTGGCTTGCGTGGGTAACGGATCTTTACAATATGCTTCAGCAGGGTAACACTGCTGGTTACAACCAGCTGACTGAAGAAGTTGTCCCAGCCCGTTTTAAAGTTGGACAGTTCATTGCATCATCTGCAGCGCTGATCGGACTTGCGCTTGCGATGTATTTAAATGTAGATAAGGAAAAACGCACGAAGTATAAATCAATGTTCCTTTCAGCAGGACTTGCTGTATTTTTAACAGGTGTAACTGAACCAATCGAATTCATGTTCATGTTCGCAGCACCACTTCTTTACATCGTATATGCAGTGCTGACTGGTGTATCATTTGCACTTGTTGATTTAATTGATCTGCGTATTCACGCGTTTGGATTTATTGAATTCCTGACAAGAACGCCTTTAATCGTGAATGCAGGACTAACGCGTGACTTGATCAACCTGATATTAGTCTCTGTGGTAATGTTCGCTGTCAACTTCGGAGCAGCTTACTTCCTGATCAAACGCTTTAACTTCCCTACTCCGGGACGTGCAGGAAATTATATTGAAGATACGACTGAAGAGAAGATTTCATCTAAAACAACTGATGGCAACAAAGATTCACAGGCTGTTGCGATTATCGGTCTTTTAGGCGGAGAAGAAAATATTGAAGATGTGGATGCATGCATGACGCGTCTTCGTGTAACAGTTAAAGATGTTGGTCTTGTAGCAGACGAGAGAATCTGGAAGCAAAACGGTGCCCTTGGACTTGTCCTTCGCGACCGCGGTGTACAGGCCATCTATGGACCTAAAGCAGACGTTCTTAAATCTGATATCCAGGACGAGTTAGGAGCTTAA
- a CDS encoding endonuclease, producing MKLLTLNCHSWQEDQQLEKLDILAKTITERDYDVIALQEVSQLTDAPAEGTYKKGHFGLELLKRLSSFGRKDDRMHWSFCHYGYDIYEEGVALLSRLPVTEMDSFFITKSIDPDHWKTRAVPRITVDAGNRLIDFYSCHLGWWSDDEEPYIDQVERLIEKQHPDRLSFYMGDFNNHAGLKKEGYDLLLSKGLKDTYTLAETKDSGTTVFGEIAGWEGNAQPLRIDYIFASEPVKVKSSKVIFNGEHHPVVSDHFGVEVEIEI from the coding sequence ATGAAACTGCTCACACTGAACTGTCACTCATGGCAAGAAGATCAGCAGCTTGAGAAGCTTGATATTCTGGCAAAAACGATCACTGAGCGTGATTATGATGTAATCGCCCTGCAGGAGGTCAGTCAACTGACTGATGCCCCTGCAGAAGGCACTTATAAAAAAGGACATTTTGGTCTCGAACTGCTGAAACGATTATCATCATTCGGCAGAAAAGACGACCGGATGCACTGGTCATTCTGTCATTACGGCTATGATATTTATGAAGAAGGCGTTGCACTCCTTTCGCGCCTTCCTGTAACAGAAATGGATTCATTTTTTATCACAAAGTCTATAGATCCTGATCATTGGAAAACACGTGCCGTACCACGTATCACTGTTGACGCCGGCAATCGACTGATTGACTTTTATTCATGCCACCTCGGCTGGTGGAGTGATGACGAAGAACCTTATATTGATCAGGTTGAACGCTTAATCGAAAAACAGCACCCTGACAGACTTTCATTTTATATGGGAGACTTCAATAATCATGCCGGTTTAAAAAAAGAAGGCTATGATCTCCTTTTATCAAAAGGTCTGAAGGACACTTACACACTTGCTGAAACAAAAGACAGCGGCACAACCGTATTCGGTGAAATCGCAGGCTGGGAAGGAAACGCCCAGCCGCTCAGAATCGACTACATTTTTGCTTCGGAGCCTGTAAAAGTAAAGTCTTCTAAAGTGATTTTTAATGGTGAGCATCACCCAGTTGTATCTGATCATTTTGGTGTTGAGGTGGAAATAGAGATTTAA